In Planctomycetia bacterium, the DNA window CGAGGTCCGCCAGGTGCGCATCGTCCGGCACTTCGCCTTCGAAGTATTTCGCGGTCACTTCCTCGTCGATCTCGATGATCGATTCCAGCAATTTGTCCGAATACGTGTTCGGATCGATCAACGCGCCCGTCGTGTCCGCCGGCGGATGCAGGACGCTCGCCACGCCCTTGAAATCGTGTCCCGATCCGATTGGCACGTTGTACGGCACGCAGGCGCTGCCGAAAAGTTCCTGGATACTGCCGAGCAACTTCGGATAGTCGATGTTCTCCGTATCCATCTTGTTGATGACGATGATTCGCCCCAGTCCGGCGGCGCCCGATTCCTTGAACACGCGCCGCGTGTTGACGCCGATGCCCGAATGGGCGTTGATCACGATCACCGCCACGTCGACCGCGCGCAAGGCGCCGATCGTTTGCCCGATGAAGTCCGGGTAGCCCGGCGTGTCGATGACGTTGAAGTGCTTGCCGCCGTGCTCGAAGTGAACGAGCGACGCTTCGATCGTGTGCTTGTGGTGCTTTTCTTCTTCGTCGAAATCGCAGATGCTCGTCTTGTCGTCCACGCTGGCCGGACGCTTCACCGTGCCCGTCTTGTTCAGAAACTTGTCGACCAGCGTCGTTTTGCCGGCCGTGCCGTGTCCGCAGAAGGCAATGTTGCGAATGTCTTCGACTTTGTGGAGCGCCATGAGCAACGGATCCTTTCACATCACGCGGATGAAAACCTGGCCGTCCGCGCCGCCTGCAGTGCGTCGGCCAGAGTCAGGGTTCCTTCATACAAGGCCCGGCCGACGATGCACCCCGCCACCCCCGCGGCGGCCAGGTGCGAAACATCTTCGCGGGTCGTTACGCCTCCCGAAGCAATGACGGGCAACGTCACCGCCGCGCGCATTTCCTGCATGGCCGCCACATTGGGTCCGGCCAACATGCCGTCGGTGGCGATGTCCGTATAGATCAGCGCCGCGATTGGCTCGCCTTCAAATTGGCGCGCCAGATCGACAGCCAACGTCGCGCTGGTTTCCAACCAACCGTCGGTCGCCACGCGCCCGTTGCGCGCGTCGATACCGATTGCCAGCTGGTTGGGATACTTCCGGCACATGCCGCGGAACCAATCTGGCTCGCGCAGCGCGCGGGTGCCAATCACCACGCGCGACAAACCGGCTTCCAAGAGCGCGGCGATGGTGGATTCGTCGCGGACGCCGCCGCCGAGTTCGCAGGGAATCTTGACGGCGGCGAGGATGGCGCGGACGGCGGGCAGGTTTTCGGGGCGGCCGGTTTTCGCGCCGTCGAGGTCGACCAGGTGCAGATACTCGGCGCCTTGTTCGACGAACTTTTTTGCCATCGCGGCCGGATC includes these proteins:
- the hisA gene encoding 1-(5-phosphoribosyl)-5-[(5-phosphoribosylamino)methylideneamino]imidazole-4-carboxamide isomerase yields the protein MQIWPAIDLRGGKCVRLRQGDYAQETIFGDDPAAMAKKFVEQGAEYLHLVDLDGAKTGRPENLPAVRAILAAVKIPCELGGGVRDESTIAALLEAGLSRVVIGTRALREPDWFRGMCRKYPNQLAIGIDARNGRVATDGWLETSATLAVDLARQFEGEPIAALIYTDIATDGMLAGPNVAAMQEMRAAVTLPVIASGGVTTREDVSHLAAAGVAGCIVGRALYEGTLTLADALQAARTARFSSA